One Peromyscus maniculatus bairdii isolate BWxNUB_F1_BW_parent chromosome 14, HU_Pman_BW_mat_3.1, whole genome shotgun sequence genomic window carries:
- the Pik3cg gene encoding phosphatidylinositol 4,5-bisphosphate 3-kinase catalytic subunit gamma isoform → MELENYEQPVVLREDNLRRRRRMKPRSAVGSLSSMELIPIEFVLPTSQRISKTPETALLHVAGHGNVEQMKAQVWLRALETSVAAEFYHRLGPDHFLLLYQKKGQWYEIYDRYQVVQTLDCLRYWKMMHKSPGQIHVVQRHAPSEETLAFQKQLTSLIGYDVTDISNVHDDELEFTRRRLVTPRMAEVADRDAKLYAMHPWVTSKPLPDYLSKKIANNCIFIVIHRSTTSQTIKVSADDTPGAILQSFFTKMAKKKSLMNIPESLSEQDFVLRVCGRDEYLVGETPLKNFQWVRQCLKNGDEIHLVLDTPPDPALDEVRKEEWPLVDDCTGVTGYHEQLTIHGKDHESVFTVSLWDCDRKFRVKIRGIDIPVLPRNTDLTVFVEANIQHGQQVLCQRRTSPKPFAEEVLWNVWLEFGIKIKDLPKGALLNLQIYCCKTPALSSKASAETPGSESKGKAQLLYYVNLLLIDHRFLLRHGDYVLHMWQISGKAEEQGSFNADKLTSATNPDKENSMSISILLDNYCHPIALPKHQPTPDPEGDRVRAEMPNQLRKQLEAIIATDPLNPLTAEDKELLWHFRYESLKHPKAYPKLFSSVKWGQQEIVAKTYQLLARREVWDQSALDVGLTMQLLDCNFSDENVRAIAVQKLESLEDDDVLHYLLQLVQAVKFEPYHDSALARFLLKRALRNKRIGHFLFWFLRSEIAQSRHYQQRFAVILEAYLRGCGMAMLQDFTQQVQVIEMLQKVTIDIKSLSAEKYDVSSQVISQLKQKLETLQNSSLPKSFRVPYDPGLKAGTLVIEKCKVMASKKKPLWLEFKCADPTVLSNETIGIIFKHGDDLRQDMLILQILRIMESIWETESLDLCLLPYGCISTGDKIGMIEIVKDATTIAQIQQSTVGNTGAFKDEVLSHWLKEKCPIEEKFQAAVERFVYSCAGYCVATFVLGIGDRHNDNIMISETGNLFHIDFGHILGNYKSFLGINKERVPFVLTPDFLFVMGTSGKKTSPHFQKFQDVCVRAYLALRHHTNLLIILFSMMLMTGMPQLTSKEDIEYIRDALTVGKNEEDAKKYFLDQIEVCRDKGWTVQFNWFLHLVLGIKQGEKHSA, encoded by the exons ATGGAGCTGGAGAACTATGAACAGCCGGTGGTTCTAAGAGAGGACAACCTCCGCCGGCGCCGGAGAATGAAGCCGCGCAGCGCAGTAGGCAGCCTGTCCTCCATGGAGCTCATCCCCATTGAGTTCGTACTGCCCACCAGCCAGCGCATCAGCAAGACTCCAGAAACAGCGCTGCTGCACGTGGCTGGTCACGGCAATGTGGAGCAGATGAAAGCCCAGGTGTGGCTGCGCGCGCTGGAGACCAGTGTGGCTGCGGAATTCTACCACCGGCTGGGCCCAGACCACTTCCTCCTGCTCTACCAGAAGAAGGGACAGTGGTATGAGATCTACGACAGGTACCAGGTGGTGCAGACCCTAGACTGCCTGCGCTACTGGAAGATGATGCACAAGAGCCCCGGTCAGATCCATGTGGTACAGCGACACGCACCTTCTGAGGAGACCCTAGCTTTCCAGAAGCAGCTCACCTCCCTAATTGGATATGATGTCACTGACATTAGCAACGTGCACGATGATGAGCTAGAGTTCACTCGCCGCCGTCTGGTCACACCTCGCATGGCAGAGGTGGCTGACCGTGATGCCAAACTCTATGCTATGCACCCTTGGGTGACGTCCAAACCTCTTCCAGACTACCTGTCAAAAAAGATTGCCAACAATTGCATCTTCATCGTCATCCACCGCAGCACCACCAGTCAAACAATCAAGGTCTCTGCAGATGATACTCCTGGCGCCATCCTCCAGAGCTTCTTCACCAAGATGGCCAAGAAGAAGTCCCTAATGAACATCCCAGAAAGTCTAAGTGAGCAGGATTTTGTGTTGCGGGTCTGTGGCCGCGACGAGTACCTGGTGGGTGAAACGCCTCTCAAAAACTTCCAGTGGGTGAGGCAGTGCCTCAAGAATGGAGACGAAATACACCTGGTGCTCGACACGCCTCCAGACCCAGCCCTAGACGAGGTGAGGAAGGAAGAATGGCCACTGGTGGATGACTGCACTGGAGTCACCGGCTACCATGAGCAGCTGACCATCCATGGCAAGGACCATGAGAGTGTGTTCACAGTGTCTTTGTGGGACTGTGACCGGAAGTTCAGGGTCAAGATCAGAGGCATTGACATCCCTGTCCTGCCTCGGAACACCGACCTCACTGTTTTTGTGGAAGCAAACATCCAGCACGGACAACAAGTCCTTTGCCAAAGGAGAACCAGCCCTAAGCCCTTCGCGGAAGAGGTGCTCTGGAATGTGTGGTTGGAATTTGGCATCAAAATCAAAGACTTGCCCAAAGGGGCCCTGTTGAACCTGCAGATCTACTGCTGCAAAACACCAGCACTGTCCAGCAAGGCTTCTGCTGAGACGCCAGGCTCCGAGTCCAAGGGCAAGGCCCAGCTTCTCTACTACGTGAACCTACTGTTAATAGACCACCGGTTCCTGCTCCGCCATGGGGACTATGTGCTCCACATGTGGCAGATATCTGGGAAGGCGGAAGAACAAGGCAGTTTCAATGCTGACAAGCTCACTTCCGCAACCAATCCTGACAAGGAGAACTCAATGTCCATCTCCATCCTGCTGGATAACTACTGTCACCCCATAGCCCTGCCTAAGCATCAGCCCACCCCTGACCCGGAAGGAGATAGGGTCCGAGCTGAAATGCCCAACCAGCTTCGCAAGCAACTGGAGGCGATCATAGCCACAGATCCACTTAACCCCCTCACAGCAGAGGACAAAGAATTGCTCTGGCATTTTAGATATGAAAGCCTGAAGCATCCGAAGGCATACCCTAAACTATTCAGTTCAGTGAAGTGGGGACAGCAAGAAATTGTGGCCAAAACCTACCAGCTGTTAGCCAGAAGGGAGGTCTGGGATCAAAGTGCTTTGGACGTTGGCTTAACCATGCAGCTCCTGGACTGCAATTTTTCAGATGAAAACGTAAGAGCCATTGCAGTTCAGAAACTGGAGAGCCTGGAGGATGACGATGTTTTACATTACCTTCTCCAGCTGGTGCAG GCTGTGAAATTTGAACCATACCATGACAGTGCTCTGGCCAGATTCCTGCTGAAGCGTGCCTTGAGA aacaaaagaatcggTCACTTCTTGTTCTGGTTCTTAAGAAGTGAGATAGCCCAGTCCAGACATTATCAGCAGAGGTTCGCTGTGATCCTGGAAGCGTATCTGAGGGGCTGTGGCATGGCCATGCTGCAGGACTTCACACAGCAGGTCCAAGTGATCGAGATGTTACAAAAAGTCACCATTGACATCAAATCACTCTCTGCTGAGAAGTATGACGTCAGTTCCCAAG TTATTTCACAGCTTAAGCAAAAGCTTGAAACCCTGCAGAATTCCAGTCTCCCCAAGAGCTTCAGAGTCCCCTATGACCCTGGACTGAAAGCAGGTACCCTGGTG ATCGAAAAATGTAAAGTGATGGCTTCGAAGAAAAAGCCCCTGTGGCTTGAATTTAAATGTGCAGATCCTACAGTCCTATCCAATGAAACCATTGGAATCATCTTTAAACATGGTGATGACCTTCGACAAGACATGTTGATCTTACAG ATTCTACGCATCATGGAGTCCATTTGGGAGACTGAATCTCTGGACTTGTGCCTTCTGCCATATGGTTGCATCTCAACTGGTGATAAAATAG GAATGATTGAGATCGTGAAGGATGCCACAACAATCGCCCAAATCCAGCAAAGCACAGTGGGTAACACGGGGGCATTCAAAGATGAAGTCCTGAGTCACTGGCTCAAAGAAAAATGCCCTATTGAAGAGAAG TTTCAGGCAGCAGTGGAAAGGTTTGTTTACTCCTGTGCCGGCTACTGTGTGGCGACGTTCGTTCTTGGGATAGGTGACAGACACAATGACAACATTATGATCTCAGAGACAG GAAACCTATTTCACATAGACTTTGGACACATTCTTGGGAATTACAAAAGTTTCCTGGGCATCAACAAAGAGAGAGTGCCATTTGTCCTGACCCCAGACTTCTTGTTTGTGATGGGGACCTCTGGGAAGAAGACGAGCCCGCACTTCCAGAAATTTCAG